DNA from Dromaius novaehollandiae isolate bDroNov1 chromosome 12, bDroNov1.hap1, whole genome shotgun sequence:
GCTGAACCCAGAGGCTCTCAGCGAGGAAGGGGGCATGAGGGGCATGGGACACTGTGGGGCCTGGCGTGGCACTAATGGGGAGCTGCAGACCTGCTTTCAGGACATTAATTGCTCTTGATTCCTCATGGACTCTCAGTCCCAGCGTAGCCACACTTTTGCCTACTCCAGGGGCCCAGAGAGTGGTCCTGCTCGCCCTGCACTCACCCTCAGAAACGGCCAAATGCTGGGCACTGTCCTGCACAGACAGCATTGCAAAGCTGGTATCCCTCAGCCCTGATGCAGGAAACGGCATCATCATGAGTCTGGGCAAAAGTTTCTGAAAATTACACATGATGGAGCTTGCTCCAAACCACCTCTCTGTGGAGGACTGCCTGCTCTCACCCCCACTGAATCGCATCCAAAGGCTACTGAAATGTTGCCTGCACCTTGCTGCAAGCAGAGCAGATCTCACCAAGCATGCGGCACATTCTCCATGGTGCTGGTCCCTGCTGAGGGCCTGGTGCCGGCCGTAACCATGAGCCTGGCCCCTGGGTCGTTCCACTCGGGGCCCCTGATGGGACAACATGCTAGTGACTGCCACCGCTGGACTAACAGGCTGGTCATGACAGCAGAATGCAAGTTGTGCTCCTGTTTATTGGATCTGTGCTGCTTGGTGCAGCTTGCTGGAGGAGCTCCTCTGGCAGCGAAGAACCCATCCTCTTTCCAGGGATGAAGGATGCACAGGGTTTCTCTGCCAGGCCCTTGGTGCTGTGTTTGGCAGGCCGTGTGGGGAGCTGCAGGTACTCTTCAGCTGAGTCCCTTGCTGGTTTTGGGCCTCTGGCTGCTCAGATCCAGCAACGTACCCCCGTGACACTGTTGAAGAGAGAGTCCCTGCACATGCCTGGAGAGGGGATGCAGCACTCAGCCATCGTGGTGCAGGGCTCTCTCTGGCCAGCACCCATCTCTCCCATGCCCCAAACCCATGCCAAGCCACTGccctgaggaaaacaaaacacgGCTGCCCAGGGAGCCATGGGGTGGTGATGGGGTGGCCCCCTTCTGctcctggaggggctgggggtcagGCGAAGGAAGCGCCTTCACGTGGGTCCCGGGCACGGCTGTCAAACTGCACCTGTGCAAGAGCATGGAGAGGGTGCTGAGGGCCAGCGGTGCCATCCTGCACCCCTCCAGCAGGGCACACACCCTCGCTGCTGCAGCGCAGTATTGTGGGCGCTGGCACATACCAGGCTGCCGGCGTCAGGGCGGCCCCgctcctttttccccttctgcggggctccagccctctgctctgcCAAGTCCCGAGAGCTGCAGATGGGAGGACAGGATGAGCCAGGGGCCTTCAGCCTTGCGCACCATCACCCATGGGCTGTCTGAGAGCACTGGAGCCCTTTATCAGGGCGTTAATGAGGTGCTGAACAGTCCCAGCATCTGTCCCTTGGGGGATGCTGCCAGGAACAGGTCGCCAGACGGGCTTTGCACTGCTGATTGCACCCTGTCAAGCCCAATGGGCCAGCTGATTTTTCACCTACCTGATTGTCCACTCATCCAGCCTGTATCCCCCCAGTTTGGCTCTGAGGGCCCAGCAGGAGACTGTGTCAGAGACTGTTCCCCTGaacaccatgacctttcaaagatgactgagagCAGCCTTGCTACAACATGGGCCGGCTCTCAGCACCCTCAGGTGCAGCACGTCGGGTCCCATGGACTCACATGGGCCAAGTTCTCTCCAGTAACTCAGTCCTCCTTCACTGCTGGTCGTTATCTCCTTCTTGAACCCTGCCTCTAAgtgcagaggcctgggagaccttgccaGTGAACCAAGGCAAAAAACGTATTGAAAACCTCAGCCTTGTCTGTGTAGCTATCACTGTACCTACAAGCCTGGGCAGTGTTTCTAAATGCCTCCTTCAATGCCTGACCTTGCTTCCCTCTCCTGTACAAATTCCCTGTGTAGCCAAGCTGGTCTTCTGATATATCTGCTTGTTTCCTGGTACCGGGATGGACTGTTCTTgcgcttggaggatgctgtcctttGAGACTTGCCAGCTCCCCAGAGCCCCTTTACTCATCAGTACTGCCTCCCATGGGCTGCTACCCCCCCAGGCTCCTGGCTAAGCACCACTTCCCTAAGCAGCTCTTCCTTGTCAGCAAACAGCAGATCCATCTGTGCATCATCCCTAGTTGGCCGTTCCAGTGCCTCTGTCTGTTACCTGTATCATCAAATTATCCCCAGCTCCCTCCAGAAATCTCCCAGGCTCCTTGcttcctgctgtgctgcccttccagCCAGTGTCAGGGAGGTTAAAGTGCCCTTCAAGAACAGTGTCTGTGATCCAGAGGCTTCATTCATGTCCTCCCACAAGTGGGTGGCCAGCAACATGCTCCCACTGTGGTCTCTGTCCATTGTGTCCCACCACAGCTCAGTTTTGCTGCTTGAGGCAGGCTCCGGTGCCTTCCCTGCTGAATCTGGTCCCATCCCCAGGCTGTACCTGCAACCCACAGGCGGGGATGGAGTCTTCCTCTTGCAGCCACAAGTTCATAGGGTCCCCTGTCCTGGGGATCGCCATCAACTGCTCAGTTGAGCAGAGCCTCAAGCCATCCCTCCTTCATGGGACTTGAGCTCTCCTATCTGCAGCATCCCATTCCTCTTCATCCTCCCTGACAGCACACCTCCTCCTGGAGCACCTTCCCTGATGAATCCAGCTTCCCTCCAGTGAGGCTGTGGTTGTCCTGGCCCCAGTGAGAGACACCAGTGCTGCCGGCAGCTCCCACCCTGACGGCTGTGCCAGGGTCTTTCTCCAGCCAGTGCTGGCACTGAGCCCTGAGATGTAGCGATGTCACTGTTGTGCCATCCCATGCTGTCTGGAGCAGTTtctgcccccagcccagccagcTATATGGCTGTCCCCCAACAAAATCACCATCCCTGCACCCATCGCTCCCCATTAGGCAGCGACCCCACCAGTGCCAGACCCTCACCCGTGGGCAGACTGCTCCGTGGAGCAGCCAAGAGCAGCATTCCAGACCTAACACAGAACAAATGCAAAACACATTAAATGACCCCACTGAGAAGCACCGTGTCTCCCCATCTGGCTGCAAGGGTGCTGTGGAAGCCCAAGACAAGAACCTTGCTGAAGCTGAGGCGACCAACATCCGCTGCTGACCTTTGCTGCAAAGTCACATGTCACCCCAGGCCTATGTGGGCACCTACCTATCGCTCAGGAGCAGCTTGCTGCGGTCTCGGGCACTGCAATGAGGAGCAGAGAACAGCTCTGAGCCCCTCACCCCAGGTCAACAAGCAGGGGAAGGGCTGCAGCCCCTGGCCTTGCTTGCCAGGAGCTCTTTGGCAGCACCATGGGCTGTGCCGTGCCACAAGCCAGCAGGGCCATGGCTCTGTCAGGCCAGGGCTCACCTGTGCAGCAGGGTCCGGGCCATGCAGCCCAGGGTGGCCAGGAGCAGGGCACCAGAGACAGTCAATACTGCCACAAACCAGGCTGGTGGGTTCCAGGTTGCCTCTGTGCGTGTGATGACCAGTGGCTCCTTCCACAGTGTCTGCAAAGGCAGGGCTGAAGGGACCACGTTCGGGCTGGGAGTGGACGTCCTTGGGGCCAGGGTAGGAAGGATGGACTGCCTGGCCATGGGGGTGCCGGTCACGTGGGTTGAGCCAGGACCCCAGCTCGGTTTTGTGGAGGAGGCCCCCGCTTACCGTGCGCCGGGCAGTGGTCCTGGGTGGTGCCGTGGTGGTCCAGGGGATGACATGCACCACCAGCATCACCGTGGTGCTGCGGCGTGGGACACTAGGgccaccccacacctccaccaGCAGCACAAAGGTGCGGGGCTCGGCATGGCCATTGGGGACGTGGAAAAGGGTGTTACCCTCCAGCCGAAAATGCCTGTCCTCATTGCCTGGACAAGAGGGTCTGCTGAGGGCCCCGGCCACAGCGGGAGGCTGGGCTACgcagcagctcagctgctccTCACCTCTGATGATGGCGTAGGACAGCGTGGCACCATTGCGGCTGCCCTGGCATGCCAGGCGGGTGACAGGCTGGCGGGTGGCTGGCTTGGCTATGATCCGCAGCTCCTGCACCTCAGGTGTGCACACCGGCACCTCGCTGAGCGCAGCCTGCCAGGAGCAGAGGTGGCCCTGCTTTGCCTTGCCCAGCTCCCCAGCACCTCACCAGTGCATCCCAGCTGCGCTGCTGAGAAGCACCACCCAGAAATCCGGCATCAGGCCTGCCCCAGGACCAGTCGCAGCCTCCCAGGAGCTTGCTGGTGGGGCAGCCGAAGGCGCATGGTGTTGCGACCGCAGCGGCATGGCCGTGGTGCAGCGCCCGCACCTGCACGTGCACAGCCACGTCACACAGGCAGCTCCGCCGGTTCGCTGGGTCCAGGTCGTTGTGGGTGTCTGTCATCTTCACCGTCAGCCTGTAGCTCTTCTGCCACTCATAGTCCAGGGGCCCCACCACGTAGATCTCACCTGCCAGGGCAGTGCCAAGCTGCTGGGCACCCATGGGAGCGGCTGAGCCCAGCCTGGCGACAGGAAGGGGGCCCAAGCGCTCACCAGTGTGTGCATCAATGGAGAAGGGCCGGGCAGAGCCCAGGCCCCCCTCGAGGCTGTACTCGATGCTGTTCAGCGGGTAGTCGCGGTCGGTGCCGGCAATGCGCCCCACAGCAGTGCCGAAAGCTGCCGTCTCCAGCACTGTGAAGGCTGTGCCATCAGGGCATGCCGGTGTGTATTCATTCACGGGCGTCACCGTCACCAGCACGGGCACACGGGCTGCGTGGAACACACAGCGGCTCAGCTGTGCCGGTGCCATCCCACGTCCGGTGCTGGCATCGGGCCAGGCATGCCCTGGTGGGACAGGCcaggggacaccggggacagtGGCACTGCCCGTGCCCTCAAGGTGGGCATCTCTGGGGCAACAGGAGAGAAACTTCATCCTGCAGTCCAGGGTTTCGGGGGTCCACAAGGGGCTTTCTCCACCTCAGTCTGTTGTTGGCCCAGCCCCCATCAGTCCGTATGCAAGATCCCAGGCGCCAGGGGGGGATGTGGGCACAGGGGTGTGCGGGGAGGTGGGCACGCAGCACTCACTGCTCCGTGGGGGCCGACCTCCCGCCGTCACCACAATGGTGGCTGTGAGCTGGAAACCCACAGCGACTGCAGCCTCGGAGTCATAGTCCAGGGTGGCATTGACCTGCTAAGTCCAGACAAGGAGGTCACGCAGGCCTGGGGGGCTGCACAACGGGGGTGTCCTGCAGAGCCAGAGTATCCCACAGAGCTGGAGGTGCCAGCAGAGCCAGGGTGCCCACAGAACCAAGGGTGCCCCACCCAGGGGTGCCCCGCAGAGCCAGGGTGCCCTGCAGAGCTGAGGCTGTCCCGCAGAGCCAGGGTGCCCTGCAGGGTTGGGGTGTGCTGCTGCACTGGGGTGTTTGCAGACACAGGGTGTCCCGTGGAGCTGCTGCCATGCCAGGGAAGCAGGGGGGAGGAACTGGTGGGACTGAGGGGGCAGAGCACTTCAGGGAGCCCCCCAGCTCTGGGCCTGGCATGACTGCACATAGCAGGTAGATGGACGCCACCATCCCGCTCACTTCCCATCCAATGTCCACCGCCCCAAGCTCACCAGCCACCTGAACCATGCCTGCAGGCCCGctttgccccagccctgctgACCTGCAGCTGTGGCCCCTCCATGCGGAAGAGGGAGCGTGAGGCTGGGGCACCCTCGACGGTGTAGTGCAGAGAGCCGTTGGCGCTGGCAGGGTCTGTGCACCTCAGCAGCACTAGGGTCCTGCCGGTGGGCACTGTCTCGGGCACCTGGGACCTGCagaaaggcaggcagcagggctcagctccTCTCCCACCACGCTCCGGGATGCCATGGTCCCTCGGGAATGGCATCCTCGAGAATGCAGGAAGTAactgtccccaccaccaccacgtgacctccagcagcagccccgtgGCCATCTCCCCAAGCAGTGCCAGGATCCCGTGACTCCCCATGTGGCACCAAGCCCCGCAGCCCGTACACATAGAGGGCTGGGGCGCAGCGTGGTGCCTGCTGGCTCCTCCTCTGCACAGTGATGTTGAGTGTCATGGTCGCACGGTCCATGGGGTTCAGCATGTCGTAGGCCTGGACGAGCAGCTGGGTGTGGGCCGCCTGCGGGAAGCGCTCCAGGTCTAACCGGTGGGCACTGCGGATCTCACCAGTCACTGTGGGGCATGGAGGGAGCCTCACGCTGGGCCGGGGTGGCCCAGATGGAGACAGGCTGCTAAGATGGTGGGGATGTCCCAGGGGACCCTTCTGCAGGCCCTGCTCACCCTCATCAACAGTGAAGAGCGCCGGTGCCGCTGGAGCAAGGATGACATAGCGGACCTTGTCACCACTGGCGTGGACCTGCGTGACCACCTTCAAGGGGCCTGTGCCCTCCGGCACTGTCACAGCCCGCCACGGCTCACTGTGGGCACAGGCAtgtggcatggcatggcatgagTCCAGCCAAccctggcccagccccagccccagccccactcacGTGAAGTTGACCTGGGGACGGCGCGATGGCAGCAATTCCACTGTCACGGCCCCGCTGCAGTTGTGCCCATGACGGTCCGTCACCAC
Protein-coding regions in this window:
- the CDHR4 gene encoding cadherin-related family member 4 gives rise to the protein MGTHSRLAFLLLLLSFHAPGSFVRASALLGLPRIVTVSEDTAPGTLVAKVTLACSNVSSNPRVMLARVEPSSPFDPNVTVHSVELGNPFNPIAISTNHTPASTFQAEITLHAGAALDAHRVNQYVLTLRVACHGEDEAEGQLFIRVTAAQALHCAARFASTEGDVVQVPADVAPRTPLYTVSALPFVPVSLQFYLKNDDTPLVLTEWGTVLAPDSGFDPGGSTQVFRLEIVVTDRHGHNCSGAVTVELLPSRRPQVNFTEPWRAVTVPEGTGPLKVVTQVHASGDKVRYVILAPAAPALFTVDEVTGEIRSAHRLDLERFPQAAHTQLLVQAYDMLNPMDRATMTLNITVQRRSQQAPRCAPALYVSQVPETVPTGRTLVLLRCTDPASANGSLHYTVEGAPASRSLFRMEGPQLQVNATLDYDSEAAVAVGFQLTATIVVTAGGRPPRSTRVPVLVTVTPVNEYTPACPDGTAFTVLETAAFGTAVGRIAGTDRDYPLNSIEYSLEGGLGSARPFSIDAHTGEIYVVGPLDYEWQKSYRLTVKMTDTHNDLDPANRRSCLCDVAVHVQAALSEVPVCTPEVQELRIIAKPATRQPVTRLACQGSRNGATLSYAIIRGNEDRHFRLEGNTLFHVPNGHAEPRTFVLLVEVWGGPSVPRRSTTVMLVVHVIPWTTTAPPRTTARRTTLWKEPLVITRTEATWNPPAWFVAVLTVSGALLLATLGCMARTLLHSARDRSKLLLSDRAKLGGYRLDEWTISSRDLAEQRAGAPQKGKKERGRPDAGSLVQFDSRARDPREGASFA